Part of the Woronichinia naegeliana WA131 genome, GCCTAACAGTTGTTAATATTTGGAGAACTGATAAAAATTTGGGTTTTTCTCTTGAACGGATTAGTCTAGCGATCAATCCAATTTTGAGTCTTCCGTCTAAATTCTGGAGTTAAGCATAATTTAAATTAAGAGGGGAAAGAGAAAATGATAGATCACGACTTTGATGATGAGCAGATAAGAGATAAGGCATACCAGATATGGGAGAAAAATAAAGAGCAATCCGAAGAAGAGAACTGGAATGCAGCAATTAAAGAACTAAAAAAACAAGAGGAAGTTTCTCGTGAAGGGATTAAAGTTGAAAACTTGCTGATTTCAAATAGAATTACATGGATGACTACAGTAAATGGCTTATTATTTGGTACTCTAGGTGTTAGCATTGGCAAGTCTTTAAGTTTTTGGTTTTTCCTTGCTATTGTAGTGATCGGATTCTTTGCGTCTCTCTCAAGTTTGTTTGCTTTGCGGTGTGCGCATAAAGCTATAAAAATTTACCTAGGGCTTGCTGAAAAAAGCTGAAACCTTTACGGAGAAAAATAGTAGGCGAATTAAGAACCGCTAGAATGCACGAAAATAGGGTAGAATGCCTCAAAACCATTGCATTAAGAAGAGAGAAAGCAGATGTACCGAAAGCAACAGTACTCAATTGAAACACCAGAAAACTTGAAAAATCTGTTCGGCGGGCAGTTAGACGAAGAAAATCGTTGGATAGAAATGTCAAAAATGATTCCCTGGGAAGAATATGAGGAAGAATATGCAAAAAACTTCACAGAAAAAAAAGGAGCCCCAGCCAAATCATTTAGAATGGCATTAGGAGCATTAATTATCAAAGAAATTTCAGGAAAAAGTGACAGAGAAACAGTAGAACAAATAAAAGAGAACCCTTATTTACAGTACTTTATAGGAATGGAAAGCTATAGTAGCAAAGAAGCATTTAATGCGTCAATGATGGTTCATTTTCGTAAAAAAATAGGAATGGAATTAATAAATAAAATTAATAAAGAAATAGAAAAAAAAGCGACGGGTGTAGCGTCAGAAAAAAAAGAAAATGAAGGAAAGTTATTGTTAGATGCGACTTGTACACCAGCAGATATAAAATATCCAACGGATATAGGAATATTGAATGATGCCAGAGAAAAAACAGAAAAAATAATAGATAAGCTGTATGAAGAAATAAAAGAGAAAAGGAAAGAAAAGCCGAGGACTTATAGGGAAGTGGCAAGAAAAGAGTACTTAGCCATAGCAAAAAAACGTCGTGTGTCAAAAAAAGAAAGAAGAAAAGGAACAAAAAAACAACTAGGATATATAAAAAGAAACTTGTCTGATATAGAAAAAATGATAGAAGAGGGAGCAAAGTTAGAAAAACTAACGAAAAAAGAGCAAGAAGAGCTTGTAACGATAGGAAAAGTGTATGAGCAACAGTTAGAAATGTATGAAAAAAAGACAAATAAAGTAGAAAACAGAATTGTGAGTGTAAGCCAACCTCACGTGCGTCCAATAGTGCGTGAAAAAGCGGGAAAAGCAGTAGAGTTTGGAGCTAAAATATCGGCAAGTAATGTGAATGGCTTTGTCTTCTTAGACAAATTAAGTTGGGATAATTACAACGAATCGGGAGATTTACAAGCGCGAATAGAAGAATATAAAAGGGAAACAGGATGTTATCCGGAATCGGTTCATGTGGATAAAATCTATCGAACAAAAGCGAATCGAGCTTATTGTAAAGAAAGGGATATAAGAATGAGTGGTCCCCGATTGGGAAGACCGCCGAAAGAGGTGAGCAAAGAAAAAAAGAAAGAGGCACGCTCAGATGAAAGAGTGCGTAATGCCATTGAGGGTAAATTCGGACAGGGAAAGAGGAAATTTAGTCTTGGTCGAGTGATGGCCAAACTACCTGAGACCTCGGAAACGGTAATTGCGATGAACTTTTTGGTAATGCATCTTTCTACTCTACTTCAGAAGACAAAAAGTAAAAAGTTGTAGAGTCGTTTTTCTTGTGAAAAATGGTGTTAATTTTCCTCTCTTTTGTGAGGAGTGATTTGTGTTGACCTTTTTAGACAGAAAGGAACAATAGATTAAACAAAATCTGTATTTTGATTTGTTTCCATAAGGATAAGTTATCTATGCTTTTTCAGTCCATACTTCCCTAACCCACATTTCTTTCGTTTTTTGACTTTTTCAGCAAGCCCTACCTAGAAAAGTTTGTTCGCTCTAATGAAATAAAACGACAAAAAAATATTGCTGAAGGACGTATTATAGGGTATCGAGGAGATGCTTGGTTTCTTATTTTACAACCTGAAACATTTTTGCCAATAGCATTCATTTTGGGATGGTTTACTATTGGCGGGCTTTTGTTGTTTCAAAAACTGGATAAGACAATAATAGATTACCCATATCCATCAAGTAGCGTTATCCCCTCCCCAATACGAACACCAACAATTCAAGTTACTCCAATTCTTTCTAAGTCACCACCTCCAGCTAAAGTACCAAATCCAACGCCTGCCGCTCAGAAAACTCCCTGAACCCCTAGTAAAATGTCCCCCTACCTATTCTGCTTTCTGTAATCCAAAGGACGTAGAGCATCCCCACATCAAAACCCTAGTAATTTTTCAGAATTCAATCATAGCAAAGCTTTTAAAGGTTGTCCAGTCAAGGCTTTATAGTTTGATGGTGGGTGATTGTTGAGTTAAACGGCCTTTCTCTTTTCCTTTGGTGATCGATTAGGGAGGGATTAGTGCGATCGCTTTTTAATGAGCCTGTAAAGGGCGATAAAGTATTTTACAGTTTATAACTGAGTGCGATCGCTTTTGTTTCTTTTCAGGTTAAAGGGCGATCGCTATTAAACCCAAGAAAGATTAAATTATTCCTCGCTTCTTCTACGGATTCACCTTGACTGGCAATATCCATCTGAGGGCAAAGGGAGCCATAATCATCTCCTTCACGTTTGATAATACAAGTTAGCTGTTTAAGTTGTTGCATAGTTTTTTAGTTTTCAATAGTTTAATTGTAATAATTTTTATTAGGGTTATTGAGAGTTTTAGATAATAGTGATCGCTTTTTATCGGATTGGTAAAGGGCAATCATCTTAAAATAAGATAGGGAATTGCGATCGCCTTTTAAATCACAAATAACAAAACCGCGATCGCTGTTTCCATCCTGTTTTAAAGGGAAATCCTTGGAAATCGTTTTTAGAAATTAGATAAGGTGCGATCGCCATTTTTTATCCTATTTTTAAAGAGTGCTCACGTTTTCAATGGACAATTATCAACTATTCATTATCAATTAATCGACATTTTCAATAGATAATGGATAAGCGATCGCCTTTCTACTCACCATATTTCGACAAAAATACGAGAAAATCCCTCAAGGCTGCTCTGGTGTCTGGTGAACTTTCGAGTTGATGTTGTATTTGGCGAATAATCCATCTATTTTGGAAAAGACACTAACCCGTTTTGCTTATCCCGAACTCAGGTTAGCTTAGCTACTGTGTACACACATCTACCCATCAACCCCGTTTCGCCCCCCCAGCCCCCCAACTTTGGGGGGAGATCGGTACATTTCGCGGTTTCAAGTCCCCCAGAATTGGGGGATTTAGGGGGCGTGAAAAGGTTAAAACGAAAATCAAAAACTTATGTGTACACAGTAGGGTTAGCTTAGAGGGACAAATCGCGGTATCAGTAAGGTAAGCCAGAGGTGAAAGTTATGTTTAAAACAATCTTGTTTCCGATTGACCAAAGTCGAGAAGCCAGAGAAGCAGCCCAAATGGTGGCGAATTTGGTCAAAACCTACCATAGTCGTTTGATTCTTCTCTCTGTAGTGGAGCAAAACGCCAAACCCGATCCCAATCATCCCAGTGTGATGAATTCTCCCGAAAATGTCGCTAAGTTGCTTGAAGCGGCTCAAACCCTTTTTGCCCAACAAAACATTGATGCAGAGGTCATTGAGCGCGAAGGGATGCCTTCTTTTACAATTTGCGATGTAGCCGATGAGATGGAAGCGGAATTGATTGTCATGGGCTGTCGAGGCTTAGGGCTAACCACGGAAGGCGCGACAGAAAGCGTTACTAGTCGAGTGATTAACCTTTCTCCTTGTCCTGTGCTAATCGTTCCTTAGGGTTGTCTTTGGAACCGGCCTCTAGGACGCTATCTCGAAAACTGTCTTAATACCGAAAAATCGTTCGGCGATCGCGGTGGTGATGACATGAGCGGCAGTATTAAGAAGTCAGCACCCCCGACTGAAGTACGGGGGCTTCGTGCCTCTAACTTCAGTTAGCTGACCAGGTTAAGTCCTTCGAGGACTACGTTTTTTGAGTCATAACACCGACGAATGCGTAGCCAGTTTGTCGCTGTGTTGTTGAAAGTTAAACATCTTTACGGGGTTAAGGAAGTGCTTTCAGCCTAACAAGCTCTTAAAACATTACCGAGGCTAACATTACCCAAGAAATTGGAGTTATCTATGTCTAATTATGTTTTTGTTATTGATACCGATAAACAGCCTTGTAATCCAGTGCATCCTGCTCAAGCACGATTGTTACTGAATCAGAAAAAAGCTGCTGTATTTCGTCGGTATCCCTTCACCATTATTCTCAAGGAGAAGCAAGAAGATGTAGAAGTCAATTCGTTGACTCTTAAAATCGACCCAGGCTCTCAAGCAACAGGGATTGCTATTCTCAATGGAGAAGATGTCATTTGGGGAGCCGAATTATCTCACCGAGGACAACAAATCAAGTCCGACTTAGATTCCCGTCGCGCTATTCGTCGTAATCGCCGAAATCGTAAAACTCGCTATCGTCCTGCTCGATTCCTTAATCGGAAAAAGGAAAAGGGATGGTTAACTCCCAGTCTCCAACATCGAGTAGATACCACGCTAACCTTGGTCAAGAAATTGATTCGTTACTGTCCTGTCACTAGCATTGTTCAGGAGTTGGTTCGATTCGATTTACAGAAAATGGAAAACCCTGAAATCTCTGGTATTGAATACCAACAAGGAGAGTTACAGGGTTACGAAGTGCGGGAATATCTCTTGGAAAAATGGAACCGTCAATGCGCCTATTGTGGAGCAAAGAACATCCCTCTCCAAGTTGAGCATATTCAACCCAAGGCGAAGGGCGGAACTAATCGCATTTCCAATCTTTGTTTAGCCTGTGAACCCTGTAATATTGGCAAGGGAACTCAGGATATTAAAGACTTTCTTTCAGGAAAACCTGATGTCTTGAAACGAGTATTGAGTCAGGCAAAGTCTCCTTTAAAGGATGCCGCCGCCGTTAATTCGACCCGTTGGGCTTTATTTAATGCCTTAAAGATCACTGGATTACCTGTTTCTACGGGATCTGGTGGACAAACTAAGTTTAATCGCACTCGATTAAAATTAACTAAAGCTCATTGGATGGATGCCGCTTGTGTAGGAACGATTGATTCTTTACGGATTGTCACCAAGCAGCCTTTATTGATTAAGGCAACAGGACATGGATGCCGTCAAATGTGTCGCACCGATAAATTTGGCTTCCCATCTCGTTATGTCCCTCGCCTTAAGTTTATTAAAGGATTTCAGACAGGTGACATTGTTAAGGCAATCGTAACTTCTGGAAAGAAAATCGGAACTTACGTTGGACGAGTTGCTGTTCGTTCTAGTGGTAGTTTCAATATTTCAACATCCTCACAGCTAATACAAGGAATTGGGCATAAATACTGTCGGGCAATTCATCGTAAAGATGGTTACTCCTATAGTTTTTAACCCATATTTTACGGGGGAATAAATTCCCCTGAGTCGTTTTTCCTCTCAGGTCTGAAGACGCTGAGTTTCCAAACTCCCACCTTTTTCTTATGAATAATCGACCAGACTTGATCGCCGATATCCTGCTACAGTTAGCGGCTTATCAGATTCGAGTAATTACGGATTGCCAACAAATTCAAAAACTTTCCCTAGATTATTACCATTTTAGTCCAGTCCTAACTCGTCAATTGGCTCACAAACGAGGTGATCTAGTTGTTTTTCCTAAAACAGAACAGGAGATCCTTTTGGTTGCTCAACTTTGTGTTCAAAACCATATTCCCTTAACAGTGAGAGGGGCTGGTACGGGTAACTATGGCCAATGTATTCCGCTTTTGGGGGGAATTATTCTAGATCTGACGGATATGAATCGGATTTTAGCCGTAGAACCAGGACGGGCCAGGGTGGAGCCAGGGGTCAAAATGGCGGCGATCGATAAAGTTACGAGGGAAATTGGTTGGGAATTACGCATCGCGCCTTCTACTTATCAAACAGCGACTTTAGGCGGTTTTATTGGCGGTGGCAGTGCGGGAATGGGATCGATTAATTATGGGATGATCAGCGATCGCGGCAATGTTCAGGCATTACGGATTGTCACTCTAGAAAATACACCGCAGGTCTTGGAGTTAAAAGGGGATGAAACCCAGCCGATCCTCCATGCTTACGGAACCAATGGCATTATTACCCAAATCGAAATTGCTCTTGCACCAACCTATCCCTGGGCAGAAGTGATTATTTGTTTTCAGGACTTTTTAAGAGCGATCGCTTTTGCTCAAGACCTTGGAGACAGTAGTGGCATTATCAAAAAACAAATTGCCGTTCATGCCAGTCCTATTCCCCAATATTTCACCGCCTTACGACGTTATTTACCTCAAGATCAAAGTTGTGTCCTGGCGATCGTCTCGGAATACGATTTATTGGCTTTAAGTAATTTAGTTTGTCATTATCAAGGCAGTATTACCTATCAAAAAATGAGTGGGGAAACTAGTAAACATCTAAATCTTTTGGAATTTAACTGGAATCATACAACTCTACTCGCCAGAAGCCACGATCCTAGTCTGACTTACCTACAGGTTGCTTATGGAAATTTGGCACGAGTCGAGCAACTATATCGTTATTTTGGGGATGAAGTCATGATTCATCTTGAGTTTTTACGGGCAAATGGTAATGTTATCCCGGCTGGTTTACCGTTAGTTAAATTTACCAATGAAGACCGTCTTCAAGAAATTATTAATGAGCATCGAAGTCTAGGGGCAAGTATCGCCAATCCCCATGTTTATACTATTGAAGAGGGGGGATCGGGTGAGATAAATCCAGACCAATTAGCTTTTAAAAAAAGGGTCGATCCTCATGGATTAATGAATCCAGGCAAGATGAAAACCTGGCAGAATTCGTCAACTCTAAGTCTGGATCAGAAATATTAGGAACGCATTTAATTTAAGGTGTTTTTCAGAAATAGGCAATCTGCGATCGCCTTCCGTAGGCGCATTGCGTGCGCCCAATAAAATTTTAAATCCTATCAATACATTTTCTATCATTTTTTCATTGCGATCGCCCAGATAATTTTTATTCTTTTACCAATTCTTTATAATTTAGTTTTTAAAACTGCGATCATCCAATAATTTGTAATTCTAATATGAAATTTGATCCTGAAAAACATCATCGTCAATCTATTCGCCTTAGAAATTATGATTATTCTCAACCAGGATATTATTTTTTGATTATCTGTACCCACAAAAAGCAATGTTGGCTTGGGGAAATTAAAAATGCTCGGATGTACCTTAATCAAATCGGAAAAATTGTTGCGAGAGAATGGTTACATACGCCGAAAATTAGACCCAATGTTCAATTAGATCAGTGGATTATTATGCCTAATCATTTACACGGTATTGTGATTATTAATGAGAATTTAAATCTTTTGGGCGATCGCAATATGTCCGAACAAAAAATATTTGATGAGGAGAATCGAGATATTCTGGGCGCACGCAGTTCGAC contains:
- a CDS encoding DUF2934 domain-containing protein; the encoded protein is MIDHDFDDEQIRDKAYQIWEKNKEQSEEENWNAAIKELKKQEEVSREGIKVENLLISNRITWMTTVNGLLFGTLGVSIGKSLSFWFFLAIVVIGFFASLSSLFALRCAHKAIKIYLGLAEKS
- a CDS encoding universal stress protein, with the translated sequence MFKTILFPIDQSREAREAAQMVANLVKTYHSRLILLSVVEQNAKPDPNHPSVMNSPENVAKLLEAAQTLFAQQNIDAEVIEREGMPSFTICDVADEMEAELIVMGCRGLGLTTEGATESVTSRVINLSPCPVLIVP
- the iscB gene encoding RNA-guided endonuclease IscB → MSNYVFVIDTDKQPCNPVHPAQARLLLNQKKAAVFRRYPFTIILKEKQEDVEVNSLTLKIDPGSQATGIAILNGEDVIWGAELSHRGQQIKSDLDSRRAIRRNRRNRKTRYRPARFLNRKKEKGWLTPSLQHRVDTTLTLVKKLIRYCPVTSIVQELVRFDLQKMENPEISGIEYQQGELQGYEVREYLLEKWNRQCAYCGAKNIPLQVEHIQPKAKGGTNRISNLCLACEPCNIGKGTQDIKDFLSGKPDVLKRVLSQAKSPLKDAAAVNSTRWALFNALKITGLPVSTGSGGQTKFNRTRLKLTKAHWMDAACVGTIDSLRIVTKQPLLIKATGHGCRQMCRTDKFGFPSRYVPRLKFIKGFQTGDIVKAIVTSGKKIGTYVGRVAVRSSGSFNISTSSQLIQGIGHKYCRAIHRKDGYSYSF
- a CDS encoding FAD-binding oxidoreductase — translated: MNNRPDLIADILLQLAAYQIRVITDCQQIQKLSLDYYHFSPVLTRQLAHKRGDLVVFPKTEQEILLVAQLCVQNHIPLTVRGAGTGNYGQCIPLLGGIILDLTDMNRILAVEPGRARVEPGVKMAAIDKVTREIGWELRIAPSTYQTATLGGFIGGGSAGMGSINYGMISDRGNVQALRIVTLENTPQVLELKGDETQPILHAYGTNGIITQIEIALAPTYPWAEVIICFQDFLRAIAFAQDLGDSSGIIKKQIAVHASPIPQYFTALRRYLPQDQSCVLAIVSEYDLLALSNLVCHYQGSITYQKMSGETSKHLNLLEFNWNHTTLLARSHDPSLTYLQVAYGNLARVEQLYRYFGDEVMIHLEFLRANGNVIPAGLPLVKFTNEDRLQEIINEHRSLGASIANPHVYTIEEGGSGEINPDQLAFKKRVDPHGLMNPGKMKTWQNSSTLSLDQKY